A window of Myxococcales bacterium genomic DNA:
GATGCGCGTGTCGGTCGGGATGTCGATGCCCTCGTAGACGCGCCCCATGCCGCCGTCCGCCACGATTCGGCGGACCTCGTAGCGCCCGAAGATGAGCGCCCCGACGCGCGGGTCGTCCTTGTTCGCGGCGCGGAGGGAGGACGCCGCGACGAGGCCCTCGCCGTCGTGCGCACAAAACGACGCGTCCTCGGGGAAGCTGCGAAAGCACTTCGGGCAGCTCTTCACGGGCTCGCTCCAGGGGGTTGGGGCGCGGGGTTGCTCACGAGGAGACGCTCGGCGCCACCGGCGGCGCGAAGTAAATGAGGCGGTTGCACGAAGGGCACTGCTCGATCATCGGCTCGCGGCGCAGGCGGTGGAACAGCTGCGGGGGCAGCGCGATGTTGCACGCCGTGCAGGTGCCGCTCGTCGTCTTGGCGAGCCCGGAGCCACGCTTCGCGCGGACCGCGTCGTAGCGCCGATAGACGATCGTCGGGATCTGGCGGACCAGCGCCTCGCGACCGCCAGCCTTCGTGCCGTGCGTGGCCTCGAGCTCGCCCACGTTCGCCGCGATGAGCCCCTCCTTCTCGGCGAGCTCCGCGAGGATGCGGCCCTTCTCCTCCTCCGCCGTGGTGAGGGCGGCGCGGATGGCCTCGATCGACTTGCCGAAGCGCTCGACCTCTTCCTCGCGGTCACGCTGGAGCTTGCGCAGCTCTTCGAGCTCGCGCTGCACCGCGTTCGTCTCGCGCTCGGTGCGCGCGCGGTTCATCTTGTCGCGGGAGGCGTCGAGCTGCGCGGCCGTGGAGCGGGCCTCGGCGTACGCTTCGCCCCGGGCCTTCTCGGTCGACTCGAGGGCGGCGCGCTCCGCCGTGGCCTTGGCCTCGACGGCGGCGAGGGAGGTCTTGAGCCCCTCGAGCAGCGCGCGCTCGACGACGAGGGCGTCGCCAACGGTCTTCAGCTCGGAGTCGAGCTTGGCCAGCTCCTCGAGGGCACGAATCTGGTCGACGATGCTCAAAAGCAGATCTCCTGAATGAGGGGACCGGGCGCAGCGCGCGCGCGATCCGTTCGTAGGCCCACCTGGGTTCGAACCAGGAACAGCCCGGTTATGAGCCGGGGGCTCTGACCGATTGAGCTATAGGCCCGCTGCGACACGCCCGACCGAAAGTAGTCGAAGCCGGCGCGAGAAGGAAGGTTCGCCGCACGGCGGCACGCGAGAATCGGACGGGAACACGGGTTCAGCGCGCGCGCGGCTCACGGGCACCTGTGGCGCCGCAGCCACGCACGCCCCGGGCCGCCGTCTGCGCCTACCTCCACCGACACGCTGTAGAGCGCGCCCGCCGCCGACGCCACGAAGCGGCCGCCCCGCGCGAGCGGCTCACGCGTGAGCGCGCGTCCACCTCCGGTCGAGCTGAACAGCATGCTGCGCTCCGCGAGGTCGACGAAGCCGACGAGGCCGGGGCCGAGGACCGAGGGGGCCGCGCCCACGCCGCCCGGGAGGAGCTCCTCGGCGGCCAGGCTCTTTCCTCCGCGCACGGGGACGCGGAGCAGGCGGGCGCCCTCGCGCTCGCCCCGAAGGACGGCGTCGTACACGTACACGTCGACGCCGCCGGCCGCCGCGGGCGCGAGCTCGAACGACGTCGTGTGCGAGCGCGCGCGGGGGGTCGCGGAGAGGATGGGGCCCGAGAGCTTCCCCGCCCCGTCGAGCGGCGCGAGCTGGACCCACTGGCGCGCACGCTCTTCCCCGGCCGTCTCGAGGTACTCGCCCTGGCGGTCCGGCTCGGGGGCGCCCTTCTCGCCACCGTCCTGGCTCGCGAGGACGTCGCGGGAGAGCCACGCGAGCGTGAGCTGTCCGTCGACGGCGCGGAGCAGCGCGGGGGAGTCGGCGTCGGTCTCGTACGGAGTGACGACGGCGCCGCTCGCGACGCGCCCGTCGGCGAACGACGCGACCTTCACGACGCCGCGCACCACGCGCTCGGAGTCCTCGTCCCACGCGACGAGGCCCGAGGCCTTGCCCGTCATGACGAGATCGAACGCGAGGGAGTCGTCGGCCTGCTGCGAGAGCCGAAAGAGCGGCGTCGCGCGCTCTTGGCCGAGCTCGGCCACAGCGAGCGTGCGGGTCGCCACCACGCGCGCCGCGCCGGGGCGGTTTCCCAGGGACTTGGGCGTCGACCCTCTCACGTAGCTCGCCACGAGGACCGCGCCCTCGTGGGCGAAGAGGCGCGGCGCGAGCTCGCCGCCCGCGAGGTCGCCGAGGTCGAGCGTTCGCACCTTCGCCAGGGCCGGATCCGCGAGGAACACTACGCCGACGCGGGTGCCGTCGCGCTCGATGGTGGCGGAGAGCGCGAGGCCTGCCGGCGTCAGGTGCGCGTCTCCCACCTCGAGGGACGCGCCGCCCTCGAGCTCGAGCTCGGCCGTGGTCGCCTCGCACCGCGAGGGCAGATCGGCGCCGCCGTCGCCTCGCCCGCCCTCGGTCGCCGACGCGCCCGGCGCGTCTTGGGCCGCGTCATCCGGCGTGGCGGCGAGCTCGCGTCGACCACGGCAGTCGCCGCAGGCCGCCGAGCCGAGCGCCAGCGCGAGCGCCCAAGCGGCGGTCCGCCGACCTACCCCCGCCGTCGCCGGGCGCGCCATCATGGCTCGAGGAAGCCGTCGACGACCTCGAGCGCGAGCTCGTAGCGGCCGAGCGGCGGCATGATGTACGCCCCCGCCACGCGCGATCGCACCGAGGCGAGCATCTCGCGGGCGATGGCGACCCCCTCGGCGCGCGCCTCGGCGCCCGTGCCCGCGCGCTGCATGCGGGCGCGGACAGCCTCGGGCACCGACATCCCCGGGACCTCGTTGTGGAGGAACTCGGCGTTCCGGTAGCTCGCGAGCGGCAGCAACCCGACGAGTACGGGAAGCCCCAAATCCTTGATATCATTCAAAAATCTATCCAGAACCGCCGCGTCGTAGACCGGCTGGGTCATCACCAACTCGGCGCCGGCGGCCTTCTTCTCGGCGAGGCGCTTCAGCTCGCGGTCGTAGTTGAGCGCGGCCGGCTCCGCCCCGGTCGCGAGGAGGAAGCTCGTGACGCCTCCCAGCGGCTTTCCGCCGGGGTCGACCCCGTGGTTCAGGTTCCGGGCGAGCTTGAGGATGCCGATGGAGTCCAGATCGTAGACCGCGGAGGCGTCGGGAAAGTCGCCCATCTTCGGCGGATCGCCCGTGATGATCACGAGGTTGCGCGCCCCGAGATCGTGCGCCCCCAGGAGATGCGCGAGCGTGCCGAGCAGGTTGCGGTCGCGCCCGCAGACATGGAGGATCGTCTCGAGGCCCGCGTCGCGCTGCACGCGCACGGCCATCGCGAGGTTCACCATCCGGGCCTGCGCGCGCGCGCCGTCGGCGATGTTGATGACGTCGATGCCGCCCGCCTTGAGCATCTTCGCGGCCTCGATGGCCTTCTTGGGGTCGAGCCCGACGGGCGGGTTGACCTCCACGGAGACGACGAAGCGCCCCTCGGCGATCTTTCGCGCGAGCAGGCTCTTCTCCTCGAACGGGACCGGAGGCTGCCCGGGCGCGACCGACGGCGCGTCGCTCGAGATCTCGGCGACCCTCGCCTCGCCCCGCGGCGCGTCGGCGTGAGCCGAGCCTGCCATGCGCGCCGCCGCCGCGATGCGCTTGACGTGCTCGGGGGTCGTGCCGCAGCAGCCACCCACGAGCTTGACGCCGAGCTTGAACATGCGCCGCGCGTACACGCCGAAGTATTCGGGCGTCGACACGTAGACCAGGCGCTCGTCGACGCGGCGCGGGAGGCCCGCGTTCGGGACCGCGTACACGGGGAGGCCCGCGGCGAGCATCGCCTCGGCGGCGTCGAGGACCATCATTGGGCCATCGGAGCAGTTGATGCCCACGACGTCGGCGCCCCAGTCCTTCAGCATGCGGCCGAGCTCGGCGGCCGTGGTGCCGTCGGACATGCGGCCCGTCTCGTCGACCGAGGCGCTCGCGATGATCGGGATCTTGCCCTTCGCCGCGGCGCGCGCCGCCTCGAGCGCGATGCGGATCTCGGTGGTCTGGCGCATGGTCTCGACGGCGAGGAGATCCGCGCCGGCGGCGACCAGCGCGTGCGCCTGCTCCGAGAGCGCGTCGCGCACCCTCGCCACGTCGTCGGCGCCGGGGTCCCCGAGGAACCAGCCGCTCGGCCCCACGTTGCCCGCCACGAAGGCGCGGCCGCCCGCGACCTCCTTCGCGAGGTGAACCGCGCGCTCGTTGATCTCCGCTACCCGCCCGCCGAGGCCGTGCTTCTCGAGGCGGAGGGCGTTCGCGCCGAAGGTGTTCGTGACGAGCACCTGGGCGCCGGCGCGCAGGTAGTCCTCGTGCACCTTCTTGACGAGCTCGGGGCGCGAGACGTTCAGCTCCTCGAAGCACGCGCTGTAGAGGACGCCACGCTCGTAGAGCTGCGTGCCCATGCCCCCGTCGACGACGAGCACGCCCTCGGCGAGCGCCTCCGAGAACGTGCGACCGATCGGGGCGACGCTTTCTGCTTTGGCGCTCATCGTCGCGGTCACTAGGCGCGAACGGCCAGCCGTGCAAGGAGCCGCGTCG
This region includes:
- a CDS encoding bifunctional homocysteine S-methyltransferase/methylenetetrahydrofolate reductase → MSAKAESVAPIGRTFSEALAEGVLVVDGGMGTQLYERGVLYSACFEELNVSRPELVKKVHEDYLRAGAQVLVTNTFGANALRLEKHGLGGRVAEINERAVHLAKEVAGGRAFVAGNVGPSGWFLGDPGADDVARVRDALSEQAHALVAAGADLLAVETMRQTTEIRIALEAARAAAKGKIPIIASASVDETGRMSDGTTAAELGRMLKDWGADVVGINCSDGPMMVLDAAEAMLAAGLPVYAVPNAGLPRRVDERLVYVSTPEYFGVYARRMFKLGVKLVGGCCGTTPEHVKRIAAAARMAGSAHADAPRGEARVAEISSDAPSVAPGQPPVPFEEKSLLARKIAEGRFVVSVEVNPPVGLDPKKAIEAAKMLKAGGIDVINIADGARAQARMVNLAMAVRVQRDAGLETILHVCGRDRNLLGTLAHLLGAHDLGARNLVIITGDPPKMGDFPDASAVYDLDSIGILKLARNLNHGVDPGGKPLGGVTSFLLATGAEPAALNYDRELKRLAEKKAAGAELVMTQPVYDAAVLDRFLNDIKDLGLPVLVGLLPLASYRNAEFLHNEVPGMSVPEAVRARMQRAGTGAEARAEGVAIAREMLASVRSRVAGAYIMPPLGRYELALEVVDGFLEP